A window of the Deltaproteobacteria bacterium genome harbors these coding sequences:
- a CDS encoding c-type cytochrome produces the protein MFRFLSRFRLLAVTAGTLALAACAVFGYPKVSPPRDIRIIADEALIERGSYLANHVAVCIDCHSARDWDRLGGPLVEGTEGRGGEKFGRESGFPGDYYARNITPDAVTGIGNWTDGELLRAFTAGVSRDGRAYFPVMPYPNYGRMDEEDARAIAAYVRTLKPLGHAVPESKPAFPLGMILPTIPRDPSFRPRPAPSDAAAYGEYVTTMAGCIDCHSKAVRGKRIEGMEFAGGFEFRMPNGVIRSSNITPDIETGIGAWSRETFIARFREHDPAVNPPRALQEGEVNTPMPWIMYAGMTDQDLGAIHDYLMTLKPVNNPVQRND, from the coding sequence ATGTTCCGCTTTCTGTCCCGCTTCCGCCTGCTTGCCGTGACGGCGGGCACGCTGGCGCTCGCCGCCTGTGCCGTTTTTGGCTACCCGAAGGTGAGCCCGCCCCGCGACATCCGCATCATTGCCGACGAGGCCCTGATTGAACGCGGGAGCTACCTCGCCAACCACGTCGCCGTCTGCATTGACTGCCATTCGGCGCGGGACTGGGACCGGCTGGGCGGCCCCCTGGTGGAGGGCACCGAGGGACGGGGCGGCGAGAAGTTCGGACGGGAGTCCGGATTCCCCGGCGACTACTACGCCCGCAACATCACGCCGGACGCCGTGACCGGAATCGGCAACTGGACCGACGGTGAACTGCTCCGCGCCTTCACCGCCGGGGTGAGCCGCGACGGGCGGGCCTACTTCCCGGTGATGCCGTATCCCAACTACGGGCGCATGGACGAGGAGGACGCGAGGGCGATCGCGGCCTACGTCCGCACGCTGAAGCCCCTGGGGCACGCCGTGCCGGAATCAAAACCCGCCTTCCCGCTGGGAATGATCCTGCCCACGATTCCCCGCGACCCCAGCTTCCGCCCGCGCCCCGCTCCGTCGGACGCCGCCGCCTACGGCGAATACGTGACGACCATGGCCGGCTGCATCGACTGCCACTCGAAGGCCGTGCGCGGCAAGCGGATCGAGGGGATGGAGTTCGCCGGCGGCTTCGAGTTCAGGATGCCGAACGGCGTGATCCGGTCTTCCAACATCACGCCGGACATCGAGACCGGCATCGGCGCCTGGAGCCGCGAAACGTTCATCGCCCGGTTCCGGGAGCACGACCCCGCCGTGAATCCGCCCCGCGCCCTGCAGGAAGGGGAGGTGAACACCCCGATGCCGTGGATCATGTACGCCGGGATGACGGATCAGGACCTGGGCGCGATCCATGACTATCTTATGACGCTGAAGCCGGTGAATAATCCCGTCCAGCGGAACGACTGA
- the gcvPB gene encoding aminomethyl-transferring glycine dehydrogenase subunit GcvPB codes for MKPPGTQGLVLEEPLIFERGSPGRRGYALPELDAPEAKSPDGIEGHLVRGELEGFPEVSEFDVVRHYTRLAQYNYCIDAGLFPLGSCTMKYNPKLHESLVRHPGFSRLHPLMPEAFAQGALRILWELTEDLRKCVGMHACALNPAAGAHGEFTGVLMIRAYHLDRGGRRRKIIVPATAHGTNPATAAMCGFEVVPLEAKASRLTVDEVRAVVDDETAAIMLTNPSTLGLFENQIADIGDLIHSQGGLLYCDGANLNAIVGQASMGKMGVDVSQFNLHKTFSTPHGGGGPGAGAVVVSERLEPYLPSPCIVKNGDRYAFSHDRPKSIGRIRSFFSNFGINLRAWAYIKTMGNSGLKEMSGAAVLNANYLRVQLKDSFRLAFDEPCMHEAVFSDELQRPHGVTTLDIAKRMIDKGYHPPTVFFPLVVRNALMIEPTESESKETLDQFVAAMREIAAEAKDNPELLRTAPHGAFRRRLDETRAARQPVLRWAPKS; via the coding sequence CTGAAGCCGCCCGGCACCCAGGGCCTCGTTCTGGAGGAGCCGCTCATCTTCGAGCGCGGCTCCCCCGGCCGGCGGGGCTACGCGCTGCCTGAACTGGACGCGCCGGAAGCGAAGTCGCCCGACGGCATCGAGGGCCATCTCGTCCGGGGCGAGCTGGAAGGTTTCCCTGAAGTGAGCGAGTTCGATGTCGTGCGCCACTACACGCGGCTCGCCCAGTACAACTACTGCATTGATGCGGGGCTCTTTCCGCTCGGTTCCTGCACGATGAAATACAACCCGAAGCTGCACGAATCGCTGGTGCGGCATCCCGGCTTTTCGCGCCTGCATCCGCTGATGCCGGAGGCGTTCGCGCAGGGCGCGCTCCGCATCCTGTGGGAACTCACCGAGGATCTCCGCAAGTGCGTGGGCATGCACGCCTGCGCGCTCAATCCCGCCGCCGGCGCCCACGGCGAGTTCACCGGCGTCCTGATGATCCGGGCCTACCACCTGGACCGGGGCGGGCGGCGCAGGAAGATCATCGTCCCGGCCACGGCCCACGGCACCAACCCGGCCACGGCGGCCATGTGCGGTTTCGAGGTCGTGCCGCTGGAGGCAAAAGCGAGCCGCCTCACCGTGGACGAGGTGAGGGCGGTGGTGGATGACGAGACGGCCGCCATCATGCTGACCAATCCCAGCACGCTCGGCCTGTTCGAGAACCAGATCGCCGACATCGGCGACCTCATCCATTCGCAGGGCGGGCTCCTCTACTGCGACGGGGCGAACCTGAACGCCATCGTCGGGCAGGCCTCGATGGGGAAGATGGGCGTGGACGTCTCGCAGTTCAACCTGCACAAGACCTTCTCGACCCCGCACGGCGGAGGCGGCCCCGGCGCGGGCGCGGTCGTCGTCTCGGAGCGGCTGGAACCGTATCTCCCCTCGCCGTGCATCGTGAAGAACGGCGACCGCTACGCCTTCTCGCATGACCGGCCGAAGTCGATCGGCCGCATCCGGAGCTTCTTCTCGAACTTCGGCATCAACCTGAGGGCGTGGGCGTACATAAAGACAATGGGCAATTCAGGGCTGAAGGAGATGTCCGGGGCGGCCGTGCTGAACGCCAACTACCTGCGCGTGCAGCTCAAGGACAGCTTCAGGCTCGCCTTCGACGAGCCCTGCATGCACGAAGCGGTGTTCAGCGACGAACTCCAGCGGCCCCATGGCGTCACGACCCTCGACATCGCCAAGCGGATGATCGACAAGGGCTATCATCCGCCGACGGTGTTCTTCCCGCTGGTGGTGCGGAACGCCCTGATGATCGAGCCGACCGAGAGCGAGTCGAAGGAAACCCTGGACCAGTTCGTCGCCGCCATGCGGGAGATCGCCGCCGAGGCGAAGGACAATCCCGAACTCCTCCGGACCGCCCCCCACGGCGCCTTCCGCCGCCGCCTCGACGAGACCCGCGCCGCCCGCCAGCCCGTCCTCCGCTGGGCGCCCAAAAGCTGA
- the gcvPA gene encoding aminomethyl-transferring glycine dehydrogenase subunit GcvPA — translation MRYIPLTDADAKAMLETAGAGSVTELIDRQIPERVRVRGLLPLDPPVSEMELQRLADSIAAARPRDLISFLGAGAYDHYTPAVIEHLVVRGEFATAYTPYQPEIAQGTLMGAYEFQTYMAMLTGMDVANSSMYDAATSAAEAVLMAHRLTRKTRFLVSGALHPHYLDTVRTFVSPLETIVLETVPVDRATGRTDTAKLAARIREAGDVGGVVVQSPNILGIIEDWKAVGEAAAGTGALFIAVTGEPLSLALVEPPGRFGADIVVGEAQGLGLPPYFGGPNVGIFCCKKEYVRQMPGRLVGETVDQDGRRAFVLTLTTREQFIRREKATSNICTSQQLCALWVTVYLSLMGRQGLKDLARQNLSLARELRRRLLEIPGVTAAYSGPFFNEFVLRLPIPAAEFVRKAEARQLAAGIDLGALLGPAHANELHLCTTERHQKRHHDALVGFAREVIR, via the coding sequence ATGCGTTACATCCCCCTGACTGACGCCGACGCGAAGGCCATGCTGGAGACAGCCGGTGCGGGCTCGGTGACCGAGCTCATCGACCGGCAGATTCCCGAGCGGGTGCGGGTGCGCGGCCTTCTGCCGCTCGATCCGCCCGTCTCCGAGATGGAGCTTCAGCGGCTCGCCGACTCCATCGCCGCCGCAAGGCCCCGCGACCTCATCTCTTTTCTGGGGGCGGGCGCCTACGACCACTACACCCCGGCCGTGATCGAGCATCTGGTGGTCCGGGGCGAGTTCGCCACGGCTTATACGCCCTACCAGCCGGAGATCGCCCAGGGCACGCTCATGGGGGCGTACGAGTTCCAGACCTACATGGCCATGCTCACCGGCATGGATGTCGCCAACTCGTCCATGTACGACGCGGCGACCTCGGCCGCCGAGGCGGTGCTGATGGCCCACCGGCTCACGAGGAAGACGCGGTTCCTCGTCTCGGGCGCGCTTCACCCGCACTACCTGGATACCGTCCGCACGTTCGTCTCCCCGCTGGAGACGATCGTGCTGGAAACCGTCCCGGTGGACCGGGCGACCGGCCGCACCGACACGGCGAAACTGGCCGCCCGGATCCGCGAGGCCGGAGACGTGGGCGGGGTGGTCGTCCAGAGCCCGAACATCCTCGGCATCATCGAGGACTGGAAGGCGGTGGGGGAGGCCGCCGCCGGAACGGGCGCCCTGTTCATCGCCGTGACGGGCGAGCCCCTCTCGCTCGCGCTTGTCGAGCCGCCGGGCCGGTTCGGCGCGGACATCGTCGTGGGCGAGGCGCAGGGACTGGGGCTTCCGCCCTATTTCGGCGGCCCGAACGTGGGGATCTTCTGCTGCAAGAAGGAATACGTCCGGCAGATGCCGGGCCGTCTCGTCGGCGAGACGGTGGACCAGGACGGCCGCCGGGCGTTCGTGCTGACGCTCACGACCCGCGAGCAGTTCATCCGGCGCGAGAAGGCGACCTCCAACATCTGCACCTCGCAGCAGCTCTGCGCCCTGTGGGTGACGGTCTACCTGTCGCTCATGGGCCGCCAGGGGCTGAAGGATCTCGCCCGGCAGAACCTCTCGCTCGCCCGCGAGCTTCGCCGCCGCCTGCTGGAGATTCCCGGCGTCACGGCCGCCTACTCCGGGCCGTTCTTCAACGAGTTCGTCCTGCGGCTCCCCATCCCGGCGGCGGAGTTCGTGAGGAAGGCCGAGGCGCGGCAGCTGGCGGCCGGCATTGACCTCGGCGCGCTGCTCGGCCCCGCCCACGCGAACGAGCTGCACCTGTGCACGACCGAGCGCCACCAGAAGCGCCACCACGATGCCCTCGTCGGCTTCGCACGGGAGGTGATCCGGTGA
- the gcvH gene encoding glycine cleavage system protein GcvH produces the protein MNVPEHLRYTAEHEWVRMEGDEAVIGVTEFAAEQLGDVVFVELPAVNSQVTAGKAFGVIESVKAVSDLYAPLSGKVTAVNSSLTGAPESVNADPYKAWMIRVAPLDTAGLDKLLTAGQYRALITQ, from the coding sequence ATGAACGTTCCTGAACATCTCAGATACACCGCCGAGCACGAATGGGTACGGATGGAGGGCGACGAGGCCGTCATCGGCGTGACGGAGTTCGCCGCCGAGCAGCTGGGCGACGTGGTGTTCGTGGAGCTGCCCGCCGTGAACTCGCAGGTGACGGCGGGCAAGGCATTCGGCGTCATCGAGTCGGTGAAAGCCGTGAGCGATCTCTATGCGCCGCTCTCGGGCAAGGTGACGGCGGTCAACTCGTCGCTCACCGGCGCGCCCGAATCGGTCAATGCCGACCCCTACAAGGCGTGGATGATCCGCGTCGCGCCACTGGACACGGCCGGCCTCGACAAGCTGCTCACCGCCGGACAGTACCGGGCGCTCATCACCCAGTAG
- the nadC gene encoding carboxylating nicotinate-nucleotide diphosphorylase, with amino-acid sequence MHTLNWRQIDALIDAALEEDLGLAGDITSTAIFDGGQRISARFVAREPGVLAGLNVALRVFSRFDPAMAAGTLLPEGAPFSAGAELGYVNGLAASVLPAERTALNFLRHLTGVATLTRAFVDRVKGTKARITDTRKTTPLLRGLEKYAVTMGGGINHRFGLFDAAMVKDNHIAAAGSIGAAIRSVRARIPHTATITCEVDRLDQIEEALAAGADSILLDNMTAAELRQAVALVGGRARTEASGGVRLETVGEIAATGVDLISVGALTHSPRQVDIALDVQ; translated from the coding sequence ATGCACACCCTGAACTGGCGACAGATCGACGCCCTGATCGACGCGGCCCTGGAGGAAGACCTGGGCCTGGCGGGCGACATCACCTCTACTGCCATCTTCGACGGGGGCCAGCGGATCAGCGCGAGGTTCGTGGCCCGCGAGCCGGGCGTGCTCGCCGGACTGAACGTGGCGCTGCGGGTGTTCAGCCGGTTCGACCCCGCCATGGCCGCCGGAACCCTGCTGCCGGAGGGGGCCCCGTTCTCCGCCGGAGCGGAGCTGGGATACGTGAACGGGCTCGCCGCCAGTGTCCTGCCGGCCGAGCGCACGGCACTCAACTTCCTCCGCCACCTGACGGGCGTCGCCACCCTGACCCGCGCCTTCGTGGACCGGGTGAAGGGGACGAAGGCCCGGATCACCGACACCCGCAAGACGACCCCGCTCCTCCGGGGGCTGGAAAAGTATGCCGTCACGATGGGGGGCGGCATCAACCACCGGTTCGGGCTGTTCGACGCGGCCATGGTGAAGGACAACCACATCGCCGCGGCCGGTTCCATCGGCGCAGCCATCCGCAGCGTCCGGGCCCGGATTCCCCACACGGCGACGATCACCTGCGAGGTGGACCGTCTGGACCAGATCGAGGAGGCGCTCGCCGCCGGGGCCGATTCGATCCTGCTGGACAACATGACGGCGGCCGAGCTGAGGCAGGCCGTGGCGCTGGTCGGCGGCCGGGCACGGACCGAGGCCTCAGGCGGCGTCCGGCTGGAGACGGTGGGCGAGATCGCCGCCACCGGCGTTGATCTCATCAGCGTGGGCGCGCTGACCCACTCTCCCCGGCAGGTGGATATCGCACTGGATGTGCAGTGA
- a CDS encoding FYDLN acid domain-containing protein: MPLVDYGKKFMCFKCGTKFYDLHKSECVCPSCGANQADRPAITAPVAAAAAVSARTSLAAAERSILAAEEADDGEEAGEDEEILEDIGGAGEEEEEEEEEEESSDDDEED, from the coding sequence ATGCCGCTAGTCGATTACGGTAAGAAATTCATGTGCTTCAAGTGCGGGACGAAGTTCTACGACCTGCACAAGAGCGAGTGCGTCTGTCCGAGCTGCGGGGCCAACCAGGCCGACCGTCCGGCGATAACGGCACCGGTGGCAGCCGCCGCGGCCGTCTCGGCCCGCACCAGCCTGGCGGCAGCCGAGCGGAGCATCCTCGCCGCCGAGGAGGCCGACGACGGCGAGGAGGCTGGCGAGGACGAGGAGATACTGGAAGATATCGGCGGCGCCGGCGAGGAAGAAGAAGAGGAAGAAGAGGAAGAGGAGTCCTCGGACGACGACGAGGAAGATTGA
- a CDS encoding 2-oxoacid:acceptor oxidoreductase subunit alpha: protein MVNRPGSPRWELPEPKEHLALSPQTEAASAAKPLEEHSHLVVRFAGDSGDGMQITGSQFTATNAVYGNDLATLPDFPAEIRAPAGTLAGVSGFQLNFGSQKIYTAGDQPDVFVTMNPAALKVNLPELPNGCVIIANEDAFTDRNLKMAGFASNPLADDSLSKFRVYPVKISTLTNNALADVEMSAKDKARCKNFFALGLIYWMFNRSPEQTMRFLKDKFSKKPVILEANEKAMRAGMNYGETAEAFTTRYEVKEAQLTPGKYRNITGNSAMAIGLVAASKLSGVPLFLGSYPITPASDILHELSRYKNFGIMTFQAEDEIAAVCSAIGAAFAGYLGLTTTSGPGIALKAEAIGLAVMTELPLLIVNVQRGGPSTGLPTKTEQADLLQAMYGRNGECPVAIVAPSTPGDCFHIAIEATRIATKYMTPVMILSDGYLANGAEAWRLPRISDLPRIDVKFRTDPSGYKPYLRDENLARPWVRPGTPGLEHRIGGIEKQDITGNVNYEARNHEHMVKLRAQKIANIAKDIPALKVLGDPEGDVLVVGWGSTYGSITAAVEELRAQGKRVSGVHLRHLNPFPPNLGEILGKFRKVIVPEMNAGQLVKIIRATFNVPAIGVNKIQGQPFRKREVVDGILTHL from the coding sequence ATGGTGAACCGGCCGGGTTCCCCAAGATGGGAACTACCGGAACCCAAGGAGCACCTGGCCTTGTCCCCTCAAACTGAGGCGGCGTCCGCCGCCAAGCCCCTCGAAGAACACTCCCACCTCGTTGTCCGCTTTGCCGGCGATTCCGGCGACGGCATGCAGATCACCGGATCGCAGTTCACGGCCACCAACGCCGTGTACGGAAACGACCTGGCCACGCTGCCCGACTTCCCCGCCGAGATCCGGGCACCCGCCGGCACGCTGGCCGGCGTCTCCGGGTTCCAGCTCAATTTCGGCTCGCAGAAGATCTACACGGCCGGCGACCAGCCCGACGTCTTCGTCACCATGAACCCGGCAGCGCTCAAGGTGAACCTGCCGGAACTTCCGAACGGCTGCGTCATCATCGCCAACGAGGACGCCTTCACCGACCGCAACCTGAAGATGGCGGGATTCGCGTCGAACCCGCTCGCCGACGATTCGCTCTCGAAGTTCCGCGTCTACCCGGTGAAGATCTCGACGCTGACGAACAACGCGCTCGCCGACGTGGAAATGTCCGCCAAGGACAAGGCCCGCTGCAAGAACTTCTTTGCCCTGGGCCTCATCTACTGGATGTTCAACCGCTCGCCCGAACAGACGATGCGGTTCCTCAAGGACAAGTTCTCCAAGAAGCCGGTCATCCTGGAAGCGAACGAGAAGGCCATGCGCGCCGGCATGAACTACGGCGAGACGGCCGAGGCGTTCACCACCCGCTACGAGGTGAAGGAAGCCCAGCTGACGCCGGGCAAGTACCGCAACATCACCGGCAACTCGGCCATGGCAATCGGGCTGGTGGCGGCGTCGAAGCTGTCCGGGGTTCCGCTGTTCCTGGGGTCGTACCCGATCACCCCGGCCTCGGACATCCTCCACGAGCTGTCCCGTTACAAGAACTTCGGCATCATGACGTTCCAGGCCGAGGACGAAATCGCCGCCGTCTGCTCGGCCATCGGCGCGGCGTTCGCCGGCTACCTGGGCCTCACGACAACCTCCGGTCCCGGCATCGCCCTCAAGGCGGAGGCGATCGGGCTGGCGGTAATGACCGAGCTGCCGCTGCTCATCGTCAACGTCCAGCGCGGCGGGCCCTCGACGGGGCTGCCGACCAAGACCGAGCAGGCCGACCTCCTGCAGGCGATGTACGGCCGCAACGGCGAGTGCCCGGTGGCCATCGTCGCCCCCTCGACGCCGGGCGACTGCTTCCACATCGCCATCGAGGCCACCCGGATCGCCACCAAATACATGACTCCGGTGATGATCCTCTCGGACGGCTACCTGGCGAACGGCGCCGAGGCGTGGCGGCTCCCCAGGATATCCGACCTGCCCAGGATCGACGTGAAGTTCCGCACCGATCCCAGCGGCTACAAGCCCTACCTGCGCGACGAGAACCTGGCCCGCCCGTGGGTCAGGCCAGGCACGCCAGGGCTGGAGCACCGGATCGGCGGCATCGAGAAGCAGGACATCACCGGCAACGTGAACTACGAGGCCCGCAACCACGAGCACATGGTGAAGCTCCGGGCCCAGAAGATCGCCAACATCGCAAAAGACATTCCGGCGCTCAAGGTGCTCGGCGACCCCGAGGGCGACGTGCTCGTCGTGGGCTGGGGCTCGACCTACGGCTCCATCACCGCGGCGGTCGAAGAGCTCCGGGCCCAGGGCAAGCGCGTCTCGGGCGTGCACCTCCGGCACCTCAACCCCTTTCCGCCGAACCTGGGCGAGATCCTCGGGAAGTTCAGGAAGGTGATCGTTCCGGAGATGAACGCCGGGCAGCTCGTGAAGATCATCCGGGCCACCTTCAACGTGCCCGCCATCGGCGTGAACAAGATCCAGGGCCAGCCGTTCCGCAAGCGCGAGGTCGTGGACGGCATCCTGACGCACCTGTAA